A stretch of Triticum aestivum cultivar Chinese Spring chromosome 1D, IWGSC CS RefSeq v2.1, whole genome shotgun sequence DNA encodes these proteins:
- the LOC123181031 gene encoding uncharacterized protein isoform X1, which yields MRRKKKKSRRKNTRHHEETGNDTEVDDPESDGRSVHSELADLDKEEASGEAGIVSASTGDDTWLSIAREMRINKLKPNVFSGGIVMQYSIQNIEEAPVEGKLYQGSFCFQHDIDGSTSTECSFLIAENLNHAKEIYKSSVAVSHEGIAKAYFFTYCIPLKKHVVVYEPLEYYKMETMDSICFNIKSLKFKWLDNIRNIFGSLESLHTMRLSHPCTVDIHSYMWSKRDSSKYSTRLVGAHGKIGKDGRVDDSGSTERNERRGVLSFLELLKITGCEDYPSLKELVEQSLCGKTILGHPLLIKEDADKIMCYYEFQQRMHELTPKQANQLKEKLNKQFPGLSTSWKEKVKPVTI from the exons ATGAGAAGGAAAAAGAAGAAATCACGGAGAAAGAATACGCGTCATCATGAAGAGACTGGTAATGATACGGAGGTTGATGATCCGGAGAGTGATGGAAGGAGTGTTCACTCGGAGCTTGCTGATTTAGATAAAGAGGAAGCAAGTGGTGAAGCAGGCATTGTTTCTGCAAGCACTG GAGATGATACATGGTTATCTATTGCTCGTGAGATGAGAATTAACAAATTAAAACCG AATGTATTCTCTGGAGGTATTGTGATGCAATACAGTATTCAAAATATTGAGGAAGCACCAGTAGAAGGCAAACTCTATCAAGGGAGTTTTTGTTTTCAGCATGATATTGATGGATCAACATCTACCGAGTGCTCTTTCCTGATAGCAGAAAATCTTAATCATGCGAAGGAAATATACAAGTCATCAGTTGCTGTATCCCATGAAGGGATTGCTAAAGCTTATTTCTTCACCTATTGCATTCCATTGAAAAAACATGTTGTGGTATATGAACCTCTGGAATATTATAAAATGGAGACCATGGACTCTATTTGCTTCAACATTAAATCACTAAAGTTTAAGTGGCTAGACAATATAAG AAATATTTTTGGCAGCCTTGAGTCTCTTCATACGATGCGACTAAGCCATCCTTGCACAGTTGATATACACAGCTATATGTGGTCCAAGAGAGATTCTTCTAAGTACTCCACAAGATTAGTAGGTGCCCATGGAAAAATAGGAAAAGATGGCAGAGTAGATGACTCAGGTTCAACAGAGAGAAATGAACGCCGAGGTGTGTTGTCGTTTCTGGAGCTACTAAAGATTACAGGTTGCGAAGATTATCCGTCACTAAAAGAGCTTGTTGAACAGAG CCTCTGTGGTAAAACAATTCTCGGACATCCTTTGCTAATCAAGGAAGATGctgataaaatcatgtgctattATGAGTTTCAGCAGAGAATGCATGAGTTAACACCTAAGCAAGCTAATCAGTTGAAAGAGAAACTCAATAAACAATTCCCTGGGTTGTCAACTAGTTGGAAAGAGAAAGTGAAACCAGTAACTATCTGA
- the LOC123181031 gene encoding uncharacterized protein isoform X2, producing the protein MRRKKKKSRRKNTRHHEETGNDTEVDDPESDGRSVHSELADLDKEEASGEAGIVSASTGDDTWLSIAREMRINKLKPNVFSGGIVMQYSIQNIEEAPVEGKLYQGSFCFQHDIDGSTSTECSFLIAENLNHAKEIYKSSVAVSHEGIAKAYFFTYCIPLKKHVVVYEPLEYYKMETMDSICFNIKSLKFKWLDNIRNIFGSLESLHTMRLSHPCTVDIHSYMWSKRDSSKYSTRLVGAHGKIGKDGRVDDSGSTERNERRGVLSFLELLKITGCEDYPSLKELVEQRNLIEHKRDELLYSHTHINFRKMVSELSSTFPTFFGWLYTYLNLVS; encoded by the exons ATGAGAAGGAAAAAGAAGAAATCACGGAGAAAGAATACGCGTCATCATGAAGAGACTGGTAATGATACGGAGGTTGATGATCCGGAGAGTGATGGAAGGAGTGTTCACTCGGAGCTTGCTGATTTAGATAAAGAGGAAGCAAGTGGTGAAGCAGGCATTGTTTCTGCAAGCACTG GAGATGATACATGGTTATCTATTGCTCGTGAGATGAGAATTAACAAATTAAAACCG AATGTATTCTCTGGAGGTATTGTGATGCAATACAGTATTCAAAATATTGAGGAAGCACCAGTAGAAGGCAAACTCTATCAAGGGAGTTTTTGTTTTCAGCATGATATTGATGGATCAACATCTACCGAGTGCTCTTTCCTGATAGCAGAAAATCTTAATCATGCGAAGGAAATATACAAGTCATCAGTTGCTGTATCCCATGAAGGGATTGCTAAAGCTTATTTCTTCACCTATTGCATTCCATTGAAAAAACATGTTGTGGTATATGAACCTCTGGAATATTATAAAATGGAGACCATGGACTCTATTTGCTTCAACATTAAATCACTAAAGTTTAAGTGGCTAGACAATATAAG AAATATTTTTGGCAGCCTTGAGTCTCTTCATACGATGCGACTAAGCCATCCTTGCACAGTTGATATACACAGCTATATGTGGTCCAAGAGAGATTCTTCTAAGTACTCCACAAGATTAGTAGGTGCCCATGGAAAAATAGGAAAAGATGGCAGAGTAGATGACTCAGGTTCAACAGAGAGAAATGAACGCCGAGGTGTGTTGTCGTTTCTGGAGCTACTAAAGATTACAGGTTGCGAAGATTATCCGTCACTAAAAGAGCTTGTTGAACAGAG GAATTTAATCGAACATAAACGTGATGAACTTCTATACAGCCACACACAC ATCAATTTCAGGAAAATGGTCTCTGAGTTGTCATCAACATTTCCAACGTTTTTTGGCTGGCTATATACGTACTTGAACCTTGTTTCATAG